The proteins below come from a single Gossypium raimondii isolate GPD5lz chromosome 2, ASM2569854v1, whole genome shotgun sequence genomic window:
- the LOC105787792 gene encoding linamarin synthase 2-like — protein MDSIKSHAVCLPSPAQGHINPMMQLAKLLHSRGFHITFVNSKFNHRRFIRSRGEEAVKGLPHFRFEAIPDGLPPSDSDATQSVPALCNSTRKNCLAPFLELLSKLNSSPHLPPVTCIVCDGTMNFGTKAAQLIGVPYVQLWTSSTVSFLGFLHYKELAQRGIVPFKDERFVSDGTLEMPIDWIPGMPNMRLKDIPSFIRTTDPDDFMFNYIMEVSQECLNSSSIIFNTFDDLDKEVLQVIASKSPNIYAIGPLTSLSKNSLEIQYNLLNSSLWKEDTSCIEWLNTMEPKSVVYVNYGSVTVMSNHHLKEFAWGLANSKYPFLWVVRPDLVIGESAILPREFLEEIKGRGYIISWCPQQKVLSHSAVGVFVTHCGWNSILEALSEGVPLICWPFFSDQQTNCRYVCTTWGNGMEINPDIKRENVEALVKEMMEGDNGQRIRQKALEWKKKAEAAISLGGSVVTNFDKMINEALSHGRVVKS, from the exons ATGGATTCAATTAAATCGCATGCAGTATGTCTTCCAAGCCCAGCACAAGGTCATATTAACCCCATGATGCAACTGGCCAAGCTCTTGCACTCTAGAGGCTTCCATATAACCTTTGTCAACTCCAAGTTCAATCATAGACGATTTATACGGTCTAGAGGGGAAGAAGCTGTTAAGGGTCTGCCTCATTTCCGGTTCGAAGCCATACCCGACGGGCTGCCACCTTCCGATTCTGATGCGACTCAGTCTGTTCCGGCACTATGCAATTCCACACGGAAAAATTGTTTGGCTCCATTTCTGGAGCTACTATCTAAGCTTAATTCCTCACCCCACCTGCCGCCTGTTACATGCATAGTTTGTGATGGAACCATGAACTTTGGTACCAAGGCAGCTCAACTCATTGGGGTGCCTTATGTTCAACTCTGGACTTCTTCAACCGTTAGCTTTCTGGGATTTCTGCACTACAAAGAACTAGCTCAAAGAGGCATTGTTCCATTCAAag ATGAACGCTTTGTTAGCGATGGGACACTTGAGATGCCCATTGATTGGATCCCTGGTATGCCTAACATGCGTCTCAAGGACATACCAAGCTTCATAAGAACCACCGACCCTGATGACTTCATGTTTAATTACATCATGGAAGTATCACAAGAATGCTTAAATTCATCTTCAATAATCTTCAACACATTCGATGACTTGGACAAAGAAGTGCTACAAGTTATTGCATCCAAATCCCCTAATATTTATGCAATTGGTCCACTCACTTCACTAAGTAAGAACTCACTCGAAATCCAATACAACTTATTAAATTCAAGCCTATGGAAGGAAGACACAAGTTGCATCGAATGGCTTAACACAATGGAACCCAAGTCAGTGGTGTACGTGAATTATGGGAGTGTAACGGTGATGTCTAATCATCATCTAAAAGAATTTGCTTGGGGACTTGCAAACAGTAAATACCCATTTTTATGGGTAGTTAGGCCCGATCTTGTGATAGGTGAATCAGCTATTTTGCCAAGAGAATTCTTAGAGGAAATAAAGGGAAGGGGTTACATAATAAGTTGGTGTCCCCAGCAAAAAGTGTTATCCCACTCGGCGGTTGGCGTTTTCGTCACACATTGCGGATGGAATTCTATTTTGGAAGCTTTATCCGAAGGTGTGCCTTTAATTTGTTGGCCATTCTTCAGTGATCAACAAACGAATTGTCGATATGTGTGCACCACATGGGGCAATGGCATGGAAATCAATCCAGACATAAAGCGTGAAAATGTGGAAGCTCTTGTTAAAGAGATGATGGAAGGAGATAATGGGCAAAGAATAAGGCAAAAGGCACTGGAATGGAAGAAGAAAGCTGAAGCTGCCATTAGCCTTGGAGGATCTGTTGTCACCAACtttgataaaatgataaatgagGCCTTAAGTCATGGTCGAGTAGTAAAATCATAA
- the LOC105787791 gene encoding histone H4 produces MSGRGKGGKGLGKGGAKRHRKVLRDNIQGITKPAIRRLARRGGVKRISGLIYEETRGVLKIFLENVIRDAVTYTEHARRKTVTAMDVVYALKRQGRTLYGFGG; encoded by the coding sequence atgtcgGGCCGTGGAAAAGGAGGCAAGGGATTAGGAAAGGGAGGAGCTAAGAGGCATAGGAAGGTTCTCCGAGATAACATTCAGGGCATCACCAAGCCGGCGATTCGGAGATTAGCTCGTAGAGGCGGCGTGAAGAGGATTAGTGGCTTGATCTACGAGGAAACTCGTGGTGTTCTCAAGATCTTCCTTGAAAACGTTATACGTGATGCCGTCACCTATACGGAGCACGCTAGGCGTAAGACTGTCACCGCTATGGATGTCGTTTATGCTCTCAAGAGACAAGGAAGGACTCTTTACGGTTTCGGTGGttga